The Aquipuribacter sp. SD81 genomic interval CGACGAAGTCGCGGCGGACCGCGCGCGCTCGTGGAGCCGCGGCCGGCGCACCCTGGTGGGCAGGCCGGTGCGGGGCCGTTAGCGTGCGGGACATGACGAGCACCGCGCAGACCTCCGCGACGTCCTCGGCCCCGGCAGCCGGCCCGGGCGGCGGCTTCGACGCGGTCACGAGCCCCCCGCCGCCGCACAACGAGCCCGTGCTCGGGTACGCCCCGGGCAGCCCCGAGCGCGCGACGCTGGAGGAGGCGCTCCGCTCGGTGCTCGGCGAGGTCGCCGAGCTGCCCATGACGGTCGGCGGCGAGGTCCGGGCCGCCTCCGGCGAGGAGCTCGAGGTCCGGCGTCCCGACGCCCACGCCCACGTCCTCGCGCGCGGACGCGGCGCGACCCACGCCGACGCGGAGCTGGCCCTGGCCGCCGCGCGGGAGGCCGCGCCGCAGTGGCGGCGCCTGCCCTTCGACGAGCGGGCGGCCGTGCTGCTGCGCGCCGCGGACCTGCTGAGCGGCCCGTGGCGGGCGCGCATGAACGCGGCCACGATGCTCGGGCAGTCGAAGTCCGCGCAGCAGGCCGAGATCGACTCCGCGTGCGAGCTCGCGGACTTCTGGCGCTTCAACGTGCACTACGCCCGGCAGCTGCTCGCGGAGCAGCCGCCGAGGCACTCCAACGGGGTGTGGAACCGCACCGACCACCGTCCCCTCGAGGGCGTCGTCTACGCGATCACCCCGTTCAACTTCACGGCGATCGCCGGCAACCTGCCGACCGCGCCCGCGCTGCTGGGCAACGTCGTGGTGTGGAAGCCCTCACCGACGCAGACCCTCGCCGCCGTCCTCACCATGCGGCTGCTGCGCGAGGCCGGGCTGCCGGACGGCGTCGTCAACCTGCTCCCGGGCGACGGGCTCGCCGTCAGCGACGTCATGCTCGCCGCCCCCGACCTCGCGGGCATCCACTTCACGGGGTCCACCGCCACGTTCCAGCACCTGTGGCGCGGCGTGGCCGAGAACATCTCCGGCTACCACGCCTACCCGCGCCTGGTCGGGGAGACCGGCGGCAAGGACTTCGTCGTCGCGCACCCCAGCGCCGACCCCGACGCCCTCGTCACCGCGCTGGTGCGCGGGGCCTTCGAGTACCAGGGCCAGAAGTGCTCCGCCGCCTCGCGGGCCTACGTGCCGGCGTCGCTGTGGCGTGCCGGCGTGCGCGACGCGCTCGTCGCCACGACGGAGTCCCTCACCTACGGCCGGGTCGACGACCTGTCGAGCTTCGGTGGCGCCGTCATCGACGAGCGCTCGTTCGCGCGCAACGCGGCCGCGATCGACCGGGCCCACGCCGAGCCGGGCATCGACGTCCTCGCCGGCGGCACGCACGACCGCAGCGAGGGCTGGTTCGTGCGCCCGACCGTCGTGGAGGTCGCCGACCCCGCCGACGAGGTCTTCCGCACCGAGTACTTCGGACCCGTCCTCGCCGTGCACGTGTGGGACGACGCCCGCCCCGACGGCTGGCGCTCGATGCTCGAGCAGATGGAGCGTGTGGCGCCGTACGCGCTGACGGGCGCCGTCTTCGCCCGGGACCGCTACGCCGTCGCCGAGGCGACGGCCACCCTGCGCTTCGCCGCCGGCAACTTCTACGTCAACGACAAGCCCACCGGGGCCGTCGTGGGCCAGCAGCCGTTCGGCGGCGGCCGCGCGTCGGGGACCAACGACAAGGCGGGCGCGGTCCACAACCTGCTGCGGTGGGTGTCCCCGAGGACCCTCAAGGAGACCTTCGTGGCCCCCACCGACCACACCTACCCGCACATGGGCTGAGGCGCGGACCGGTCGTCGGCTCCCGGCCGGCGCTCAGTCGGCGACGACGCGGTCGCGCCCGCGCCGCTTCGCGCGGTAGAGGTTCTGGTCGGCGTGGCTCAGCAGCGCCCGGTGCGAGGTGTCCCCCACGGCACCGACCACGCCGACCGCCACCCCCGCCGACAGCGTGAGGGTGATGGTCCCCCCGCCCGTGCGCAGCTCGAGGGCGGCGACGTGGCGGCGCGCGTCCTCCACGACCGCCACCGCGCGGGCCACGGCCTGCTGCTCCGCGGTGCCGTCGCCGTCGCCGTGGTGGGTGAGGACCGCGGCGAACTCCTCCCCGCCGATCCGGAACAGGCGGGCGTCGGGGTCGGAGCGGGCGAGCGCGTCGCTCACCTCGGCGGCCACCGCCCGCAGCACCTCGTCGCCCACGAGGTGCCCGTGGACGTCGTTGACCACCTTGAAGTGGTCGAGGTCGAGCAGGGCCAGGCACGTCGGGGCCCCGCCGGCGGCGAGCACCGCGAGCGCGTCCTCGAAGGCCAGGCGGTTGCCGACCTGCGTGAGCGGGTCGAGGCGGGCGAGACGGCGCGCCTCCTGGCTGTCGAGGCGGGCCGAGTCACGCTCGGCCTCGGCCCGCTCCCGCAGCAGCGTCACCGCCGCCATCGAGGCGGTGTTCCGCAGCCGCACGTCGCGCGAGGTGCCGCTGTGGCGCACGTACTCCTGCAGCGCGCTCATCGCCTCGCGGTAGCGGCCGAGCGCCTCCAGGCAGTCCGCGACCAGGTACCAGGCGGTCAGCTGGAAGGCCGTCGTCACGACGCCCTCGCCCGCCACCACCTGCTCGAGCTGCTCCAGGGCCTCCTCGTGCCGGCCCGCCTCGACGAGCAGCTCCCCGGCGAGGGCGCGGCACCGCACGAGGTGGTCGGGCTCGCCGCGCTCGGCCGTGAGCCGGACGGCCTCCTGCGCGAGCCGCAGCGCCTCCTCGCGCTCGCCCCGCAGGTGCGCGGCTCGGGCCGTGGCGTACGTGGAGTGCCGACGGTTGCACAGGACGGGGTCGCGGGCCGCCGCGACCTCACCGGCCTCGCCGGCCGCCCGCGTCCACGCCTCGACGTCGGCGCGCAGCCGCGCCTGCCGCTCCACCGGCGCGCGCTCGACCCCGTCGGGGCGGACCAGCCACAGCCCGGCCACCCGCACGGCGGTGGAGTGCACCTGCTCGATCTGCTCGGGGTCCCCGAGGCGCACCGAGTCCGGCATCGCGGCCACGAGCAGGTCGAGGGCCCGCTCGCTGTCGCCGAGGTCGGCGAGGACCTCGGCGAGGTTGATGCGCACGGCCGCACCCACCGCGACCGCGCGCTCGCCCTCGGCGGTGTGGACGACGTCGAGGGCCTCGGTGAGGGTCGCGACCTGCGCCTCGACGCGCCCCTCGAAGCCCTCCCAGATCGCCCGGCCGTTGAGCACGAGCGCCGCGAGCAGCGGGCTGCGCCGGGGGTCGAGGAGCTCGGCGGCCAGCTGCAGGTCCGCGAGCGCCTTCGGCTCGTTGCGGTAGTGCCGCTGCGCCGCGCGGGCGTAGAGCAGCTGCGCACGCCAGTGCCCGAGGTCGACGTCCTCACCGACGCCCGCCTCGTCCCGCCCGTCGCCGACAGCGCGCTCGAGGCGGTCGAGGGTCCCGGTGAGCAGGGCGTCGGCGGCGAGGGGGTCCTCGCCCAGCAGCGAGCGGGCGCGCGCGTCGACGGCGCGCAGCGCCGCGTCGTCCAGCCGGCCGGACGGCGCCGCGCCTGCCGTCTCCTCAGCCGCGACCACGCCAGGCCTCGTAGGTGTCGACCTGGGCCGCCAGGGCGGCCTCGATGCCCGGGACGACGGCCTTCTCGACCCTTCCACCGACCAGCGGCACCTTGGCCGTCACCTCGCCCTGCACGTGCTCCTCGGCGCCGCCCCCGGCGGGGCGGACGGCGGTCGTGAAGCGCGCGCGGACGGGCGCGCCCGCGACCTCGAGCTCGATGACGCCGGTCCGCGCGCCGTCCGGCTGCGCGTCCGGCGCCCACGTCGTGGTCTCCGTGAGGCTGAGCCGCTCACCGGTGAGCCGGCGGGCGAAGTCGGGGAACCGGTCGGTGGGCATGACGCGCGTGACGACCGTGCGCAGGCCGTCGACCGCGACGGAGTGCTCCAGCGCCCCGGTGCGGCGGCAGACCTCGGCGAGGAAGTCCTCGTCGAGGCGTGCTGCCACGACGTCGTCGGGGGAGGCGGGCCAACGCAGCGTCGTCGTCATGTCCACGGCGGTGACGGTACGGCAGCGGGGCCCGCCGGTCAGCCGCTCGCGTGACGAGCGTGCGACCGGCCGTGACCGACCGCTCGGGCGCACGGCTCCGGTTGGGCGGCCCCGGGGGCAGGACTACGGTCGGGCGCATGGTCGACGACAGATCGTCCCTCATCGACCGGGCCGGGACCCTCGCGGCGCAGCGAGGGTGCGGAAACGACGAGCGGCTGCTGCTGACGGGCTACTTCGCCGACGTGGCCGACGTCGACCTC includes:
- the pruA gene encoding L-glutamate gamma-semialdehyde dehydrogenase, with translation MTSTAQTSATSSAPAAGPGGGFDAVTSPPPPHNEPVLGYAPGSPERATLEEALRSVLGEVAELPMTVGGEVRAASGEELEVRRPDAHAHVLARGRGATHADAELALAAAREAAPQWRRLPFDERAAVLLRAADLLSGPWRARMNAATMLGQSKSAQQAEIDSACELADFWRFNVHYARQLLAEQPPRHSNGVWNRTDHRPLEGVVYAITPFNFTAIAGNLPTAPALLGNVVVWKPSPTQTLAAVLTMRLLREAGLPDGVVNLLPGDGLAVSDVMLAAPDLAGIHFTGSTATFQHLWRGVAENISGYHAYPRLVGETGGKDFVVAHPSADPDALVTALVRGAFEYQGQKCSAASRAYVPASLWRAGVRDALVATTESLTYGRVDDLSSFGGAVIDERSFARNAAAIDRAHAEPGIDVLAGGTHDRSEGWFVRPTVVEVADPADEVFRTEYFGPVLAVHVWDDARPDGWRSMLEQMERVAPYALTGAVFARDRYAVAEATATLRFAAGNFYVNDKPTGAVVGQQPFGGGRASGTNDKAGAVHNLLRWVSPRTLKETFVAPTDHTYPHMG
- a CDS encoding tetratricopeptide repeat-containing diguanylate cyclase — encoded protein: MVAAEETAGAAPSGRLDDAALRAVDARARSLLGEDPLAADALLTGTLDRLERAVGDGRDEAGVGEDVDLGHWRAQLLYARAAQRHYRNEPKALADLQLAAELLDPRRSPLLAALVLNGRAIWEGFEGRVEAQVATLTEALDVVHTAEGERAVAVGAAVRINLAEVLADLGDSERALDLLVAAMPDSVRLGDPEQIEQVHSTAVRVAGLWLVRPDGVERAPVERQARLRADVEAWTRAAGEAGEVAAARDPVLCNRRHSTYATARAAHLRGEREEALRLAQEAVRLTAERGEPDHLVRCRALAGELLVEAGRHEEALEQLEQVVAGEGVVTTAFQLTAWYLVADCLEALGRYREAMSALQEYVRHSGTSRDVRLRNTASMAAVTLLRERAEAERDSARLDSQEARRLARLDPLTQVGNRLAFEDALAVLAAGGAPTCLALLDLDHFKVVNDVHGHLVGDEVLRAVAAEVSDALARSDPDARLFRIGGEEFAAVLTHHGDGDGTAEQQAVARAVAVVEDARRHVAALELRTGGGTITLTLSAGVAVGVVGAVGDTSHRALLSHADQNLYRAKRRGRDRVVAD
- a CDS encoding DUF2505 domain-containing protein; the protein is MTTTLRWPASPDDVVAARLDEDFLAEVCRRTGALEHSVAVDGLRTVVTRVMPTDRFPDFARRLTGERLSLTETTTWAPDAQPDGARTGVIELEVAGAPVRARFTTAVRPAGGGAEEHVQGEVTAKVPLVGGRVEKAVVPGIEAALAAQVDTYEAWRGRG